Proteins encoded by one window of Pseudomonadota bacterium:
- a CDS encoding TonB family protein gives MAHDTTPDRGTSAGRTSGGKNAGRHPAARRPRIVLPEFLFRSIVPSPFLRRKGRQVLVVAAVSVLVHLVLLVLAWGLFAWLRSPSLPDSPSEIPVEIVAVQDQTTEENAAAEPATPVRRQSGPDDEGMDAPKEISPVPSRDEQQTAPQQQRVAPARPQDPAPAQTPAPQAQPRSVPAPRPLAIPIPVPSPGTQALNQAMSTVFGPARSTPYTRAGQGLGDRWLNAVRARIGPVDSLLSWRNDVRLPASYQILVDRTGKVLSVSVLVSCGNPGRDIMVMNQVRAASPLPLPPPGLPVPVRVTLEIAPP, from the coding sequence ATGGCTCACGACACCACACCAGACAGGGGCACCTCTGCCGGCAGAACTTCGGGGGGAAAAAACGCAGGCAGGCATCCGGCCGCCCGCCGGCCCCGCATTGTCCTGCCCGAATTCCTGTTCAGGTCCATCGTCCCCTCTCCCTTCCTGCGCAGAAAGGGGCGGCAAGTCCTGGTTGTAGCGGCTGTGTCTGTCCTGGTGCACCTGGTCCTTCTGGTTCTGGCGTGGGGGCTGTTTGCCTGGCTGCGGTCCCCGTCCTTGCCCGACAGCCCCTCTGAAATTCCGGTCGAGATTGTGGCTGTGCAGGACCAGACCACAGAGGAAAACGCCGCGGCAGAACCGGCCACGCCCGTCAGACGACAATCCGGCCCCGACGATGAAGGTATGGACGCCCCGAAAGAAATTTCTCCGGTTCCGTCCCGGGACGAACAGCAGACTGCACCACAGCAGCAGAGGGTAGCGCCGGCCCGCCCGCAGGATCCAGCCCCGGCGCAGACACCCGCTCCGCAGGCCCAGCCGCGGTCTGTGCCGGCCCCCCGGCCCCTGGCCATCCCCATTCCCGTTCCGTCACCGGGAACACAGGCGCTGAACCAAGCCATGAGCACCGTTTTTGGTCCGGCCCGCAGCACACCTTACACCCGGGCAGGACAGGGACTGGGGGACCGGTGGCTGAATGCTGTCAGGGCCCGCATCGGACCGGTGGACAGCCTGCTGTCCTGGAGAAACGATGTGCGCCTTCCGGCATCCTACCAGATCCTGGTGGACCGCACTGGCAAGGTCCTGTCAGTCAGCGTCCTGGTATCCTGTGGAAATCCGGGCCGGGATATCATGGTCATGAACCAGGTCAGGGCCGCATCACCCCTGCCCCTGCCTCCCCCGGGACTTCCTGTCCCTGTCAGGGTCACACTGGAGATTGCACCGCCCTGA
- a CDS encoding TMEM43 family protein — translation MSDTFTETTTKSWGQRLKESVAGIVIGLIMAGLCLGLLWWNEGRAINRTRTLAAGRSAVISIPANPVDPANQGKLVHFSGRAETAQTLEDPLFRFRRPALKLKRTVQMYQWKEDHETKTKTTTGGGETTETVYTYRKVWSEALIDSGRFRSRAGHENPASMPFQTQVWTASDIHVGAFFLSTALTERLDDYTGLTPTAEDTGAMESSLTRRFKLSGGEYLTGDLSSPGIGDLRVHFSMIEPQDISVIGGQSSGNRLEPWRTPHGSLDLLSTGTRTPDEMFSSAEMENTLMTWLIRLGGFVGVWAGLGLFFRPFRILADVVPFIGSIVGVGIGFVAGSLAFAASLVTIAAAWIYYRPVFGYTLLGIAAALVVIFLLVLRRRKQPGDGQIPVVR, via the coding sequence ATGTCCGACACGTTTACAGAAACCACGACGAAATCCTGGGGCCAGCGGCTGAAGGAGTCTGTGGCCGGGATTGTCATCGGCCTGATCATGGCGGGGCTGTGCCTGGGCTTGCTGTGGTGGAACGAAGGGCGGGCCATCAACCGCACGCGGACCCTGGCCGCAGGGCGATCAGCAGTCATCAGTATTCCCGCAAATCCGGTCGACCCCGCAAACCAGGGAAAGCTGGTCCATTTTTCAGGCCGCGCTGAAACGGCCCAGACGCTGGAAGACCCTCTGTTCCGCTTTCGCCGTCCCGCGCTGAAGCTGAAACGTACAGTCCAGATGTACCAGTGGAAGGAAGACCACGAGACAAAGACGAAGACCACCACGGGCGGCGGCGAGACAACCGAAACCGTCTATACCTACAGGAAGGTGTGGTCGGAAGCCCTGATTGATTCCGGCCGTTTCCGGTCCAGGGCTGGCCATGAAAATCCCGCCTCCATGCCGTTCCAGACCCAGGTGTGGACAGCGTCCGATATCCATGTGGGAGCATTTTTTCTCTCCACGGCCCTGACGGAGAGGCTGGATGATTATACCGGCCTGACCCCCACCGCTGAGGACACAGGGGCCATGGAGTCTTCCCTGACCCGCAGGTTCAAACTGTCTGGCGGAGAATACCTGACCGGTGATCTGTCCAGCCCTGGCATTGGCGATTTGCGGGTTCATTTCAGCATGATCGAGCCCCAGGACATCAGCGTTATTGGTGGCCAGAGCAGCGGTAACAGGCTCGAGCCGTGGCGCACTCCGCACGGATCCCTGGATCTTCTGTCAACAGGCACCAGAACGCCCGACGAGATGTTCTCGTCAGCCGAGATGGAAAACACCCTGATGACCTGGCTGATCCGCCTGGGTGGTTTTGTAGGGGTCTGGGCTGGCCTCGGCCTGTTTTTCCGGCCGTTCCGTATCCTGGCCGACGTGGTGCCCTTCATCGGGTCCATCGTGGGTGTGGGGATCGGCTTTGTGGCCGGCAGCCTGGCATTTGCGGCCAGCCTGGTCACCATCGCCGCCGCATGGATATATTACCGACCGGTCTTCGGCTATACCCTGCTGGGGATTGCTGCGGCCCTTGTCGTGATTTTCCTGCTGGTCCTGCGCAGAAGGAAACAGCCAGGGGATGGCCAGATCCCGGTGGTGAGGTGA
- the mfd gene encoding transcription-repair coupling factor has translation MKFSFNRHVLTRTLIGGAPEGQDARVLADIARQAGGAGVIHIALDDTRMAHLAEALAFFAPDIRVIQFPAWDCLPYDRVSPGADVVGERVAALMRLINSSPAGEGMILLTTVNAFLQRVSPPETFQHTAFSAKIGDRIDSDKLQQYLTRNGYNRAQTVREPGEFAIRGDIIDIFPPAAEEPLRLDLFGDELENIRAFDPLTQLTSEKRDGFTLKPMGEILLDEASIQNFRARYRELFGAQNADDPLYEAISAGRKYGGMEHWLPLFYLSLVTLADYMPHASVVLDAQVEEARNQRLEQIMDFYQARQALMKTPQAGAYKPVPPTLMFLDKAEWESILGKRATAILSPFAPAENTGIDAQGRRGHDFAEARTRMDINLFDAVRDHIAILKQQGKKVLVAGYTDGSCERLKTLLSHHGMEHLRLCDTWHEANTQHRDVTPLVTLAVEHGFVTPDLAVVAEQDILGERMARPARKKRRSANFISEVSSLSPGDLVVHAEHGIGRYEGLETLDVGGAPHDCVKLIYADGDKLFVPVENIDVLTRYGSDEGTAQLDKLGGVGWQNRKARVKKRLLDMADALLKIAAERQLRHTEIIGAPEGLYDEFCARFPWAETEDQTKSIDDVLQDLGSGRPMDRLVCGDVGFGKTEVALRAAFVMAMTGKQVAVVVPTTLLARQHSRNFSKRFAGFPLHVGQLSRLVSAKDSTQVKKGLKEGTVDIVVGTHALLAKSIEFKDLGLVIVDEEQHFGVKQKERLKELRHDVHVLTMTATPIPRTLQLALSGVRELSLITTPPVDRLAVRTTVLPYDPVVVREAIMREHFRGGQTFYVCPRLEDLPKVEEALKDLVPEVKIITAHGQMASSQLEDVMTAFDEGRYEILLSTNIVESGLDIPTANTMIIHRADLFGLAQLYQLRGRVGRGKIRGYAYLTYSPTMALSQTAQQRLHVIETLDTLGAGFQLASHDMDIRGAGNLLGEEQSGNIREVGVELYQQMLDDAVDAARAGAGGAMEDRGGWTPQINLGTPVLIPDGYVIDLNVRLSLYRRIAGLVDKTEIDAFAAELVDRFGPLPEEVDNLLNVIGIKQQCRLAGVEKVDAGPKGTVLSFRNNAFSKPEKLVAWMMQQAGTIKLRPDNKLTALRAWDSPSDRVRGVQKLLEELANTAFGC, from the coding sequence ATGAAGTTTTCTTTTAATCGTCATGTGCTCACCCGCACCCTGATTGGAGGAGCGCCGGAGGGGCAGGACGCGCGGGTGTTGGCGGACATCGCGCGGCAGGCGGGTGGTGCTGGCGTTATTCACATTGCGCTGGACGATACTCGCATGGCGCATCTGGCCGAGGCGCTGGCTTTCTTTGCTCCCGATATTCGGGTGATCCAGTTTCCCGCGTGGGACTGTCTGCCCTATGACCGTGTCTCCCCGGGCGCGGATGTGGTGGGGGAGAGGGTTGCGGCGTTGATGCGGCTGATAAATTCCTCTCCCGCAGGAGAGGGAATGATTCTCCTCACCACCGTCAACGCCTTTTTGCAGCGCGTTTCCCCGCCGGAAACATTTCAGCACACGGCGTTCAGCGCGAAGATCGGCGACCGGATTGACAGTGATAAACTGCAGCAATACCTCACCCGCAACGGGTACAACCGGGCGCAGACGGTGCGCGAGCCGGGGGAGTTTGCTATCCGCGGCGATATCATCGATATTTTTCCTCCGGCGGCGGAAGAGCCATTGCGGCTGGATCTGTTCGGGGACGAGCTGGAAAACATCCGCGCGTTTGATCCGCTGACCCAGCTGACCTCGGAAAAGCGCGACGGATTTACTCTCAAACCTATGGGCGAAATCCTGCTGGATGAAGCGTCCATCCAGAACTTCCGTGCCCGGTATCGCGAGCTGTTCGGTGCGCAGAATGCCGACGACCCTCTGTATGAGGCCATCAGCGCCGGCCGCAAATACGGCGGCATGGAGCACTGGCTGCCGCTGTTTTATCTGTCGCTGGTGACGCTGGCCGATTACATGCCCCACGCGTCTGTCGTTCTCGATGCGCAGGTGGAAGAGGCTCGCAATCAGCGGCTGGAACAGATCATGGATTTTTACCAGGCGCGGCAGGCGCTGATGAAAACGCCGCAGGCCGGCGCGTACAAACCCGTTCCGCCCACGCTGATGTTTCTCGACAAGGCCGAGTGGGAGAGCATTCTTGGCAAACGCGCCACGGCCATTCTGTCGCCCTTTGCGCCAGCAGAAAACACCGGCATCGATGCGCAAGGCCGCCGCGGGCACGATTTTGCCGAGGCGCGGACGCGCATGGACATCAACCTGTTCGACGCTGTGCGCGATCACATTGCGATCCTGAAACAGCAGGGCAAAAAAGTGCTGGTGGCAGGGTATACCGATGGCTCGTGCGAGCGGCTGAAGACACTGCTGTCCCACCACGGCATGGAACATCTGCGCCTGTGTGACACGTGGCATGAGGCGAATACGCAGCACAGGGACGTGACACCACTGGTGACGCTGGCTGTTGAGCATGGCTTCGTCACGCCTGATCTCGCAGTGGTTGCCGAGCAGGATATTCTGGGCGAGCGCATGGCGCGGCCCGCACGCAAAAAACGCAGGTCGGCCAACTTCATCAGCGAGGTGAGCAGCCTGTCGCCCGGCGATCTGGTGGTGCACGCCGAGCACGGCATCGGGCGGTACGAGGGGCTGGAGACGCTGGATGTGGGCGGCGCGCCGCACGACTGTGTGAAGCTGATCTACGCGGATGGCGACAAGCTGTTCGTGCCTGTGGAGAATATTGACGTGCTGACCCGTTATGGGTCGGATGAGGGCACGGCGCAGCTGGACAAGCTGGGTGGTGTGGGTTGGCAGAACCGCAAGGCGCGCGTGAAAAAACGCCTGCTGGACATGGCCGATGCGTTGCTGAAAATTGCCGCGGAACGCCAGCTCCGCCATACGGAAATTATCGGCGCACCGGAAGGGCTCTACGACGAATTCTGCGCGCGCTTTCCCTGGGCCGAAACCGAAGACCAGACGAAATCCATCGACGATGTGCTGCAGGATCTCGGCTCGGGCCGGCCCATGGATCGCCTGGTGTGCGGCGACGTGGGCTTTGGCAAGACCGAGGTCGCTCTGCGCGCCGCCTTCGTCATGGCCATGACCGGCAAGCAGGTGGCCGTCGTGGTGCCCACCACGCTGCTGGCCCGCCAGCACAGCCGGAATTTCTCCAAACGCTTTGCCGGATTTCCGTTGCACGTTGGGCAGCTGTCGCGGCTGGTGTCGGCGAAAGACAGCACACAGGTCAAAAAAGGTTTGAAAGAAGGCACGGTCGATATTGTGGTGGGGACGCATGCGCTGCTGGCCAAGTCGATTGAGTTCAAAGACCTGGGCCTGGTGATTGTGGATGAAGAACAGCATTTTGGCGTGAAGCAGAAGGAACGCCTGAAGGAACTGCGCCACGATGTGCACGTGCTGACCATGACCGCAACGCCCATTCCGCGAACGTTGCAGCTGGCGCTGTCAGGCGTGCGCGAACTGAGCCTCATCACCACACCGCCGGTGGATCGCCTGGCGGTGCGCACCACGGTGCTGCCGTACGATCCGGTGGTGGTCCGCGAGGCGATTATGCGCGAGCATTTCCGCGGCGGCCAGACGTTCTATGTGTGTCCGCGTCTGGAAGACTTGCCCAAGGTGGAAGAGGCGCTGAAAGATCTGGTGCCCGAGGTAAAAATCATCACCGCGCACGGGCAGATGGCCTCATCCCAGCTGGAAGATGTGATGACGGCGTTCGACGAGGGCCGGTACGAGATCCTGCTGTCCACCAATATTGTGGAGTCCGGCCTGGATATTCCCACGGCCAACACCATGATCATCCACCGCGCTGATCTGTTCGGCCTGGCGCAGTTGTATCAGCTGCGCGGGCGTGTGGGCCGTGGCAAGATCCGCGGCTATGCGTATCTGACCTATTCGCCGACCATGGCGCTGTCGCAAACGGCGCAGCAGCGGCTGCACGTGATCGAGACTCTGGATACTCTGGGTGCAGGTTTTCAACTCGCCAGTCACGACATGGACATTCGCGGCGCAGGCAATTTGTTAGGCGAGGAGCAGTCGGGCAACATCCGCGAGGTCGGCGTTGAACTGTACCAGCAGATGCTGGACGATGCCGTGGACGCAGCGCGCGCCGGGGCGGGTGGAGCAATGGAGGATCGTGGCGGCTGGACGCCGCAGATCAACCTGGGCACACCGGTGCTGATCCCCGATGGGTATGTAATCGACCTGAACGTGCGCCTGTCGCTCTACCGGCGCATCGCCGGGTTAGTAGATAAAACTGAAATCGATGCCTTCGCTGCAGAACTGGTGGATCGTTTTGGCCCACTCCCCGAAGAAGTCGACAACCTGCTGAACGTGATCGGTATCAAGCAACAATGCCGCCTGGCGGGTGTCGAAAAAGTCGACGCGGGGCCCAAAGGCACCGTCCTCTCCTTCCGCAACAACGCCTTCAGCAA